A region of Maridesulfovibrio sp. DNA encodes the following proteins:
- the gmd gene encoding GDP-mannose 4,6-dehydratase — MTMKKALITGVTGQDGSYLTKLLLEKGYEVHGIQRRSSVSNTQRIDDIYGDTHEEVNNFYLHYGDLTDSTNLIRIIQEVQPCEIYNLAAQSHVHVSFDSPEYTADVTGIGTLRLLEAIRILGLQKETRFYQASTSELFGKVQESPQMESTPFYPRSPYAVAKLYAYWICVNYREAYDMYACNGILFNHESPVRGETFVTRKITKALARIKLGMQECLYLGNMNAKRDWGHAKDFVYMQWLMLQQDTPQDYVIATGHQHSVRDFVNAVAKEMGIDLEWQGEGEEEHAINTVTGKRVVAVDPRYYRPTEVETLLGDPSKAKRELGWEPKITFEELVREMAREDLKLASREDLCIKHGF, encoded by the coding sequence ATGACGATGAAAAAAGCCCTTATTACCGGTGTAACCGGGCAAGACGGTTCTTACTTAACCAAGCTTCTTCTGGAAAAAGGATACGAGGTTCATGGTATTCAACGCCGGTCTTCCGTATCAAATACCCAACGCATTGATGACATCTATGGCGACACACATGAGGAAGTGAATAATTTTTATCTTCACTACGGAGATCTTACCGATTCCACGAATCTTATCCGTATAATTCAAGAAGTGCAGCCTTGCGAAATTTATAATCTTGCAGCTCAAAGCCATGTCCATGTTTCGTTCGACAGCCCGGAATATACGGCCGACGTAACCGGCATCGGGACACTGCGCCTTTTAGAAGCAATCCGTATTCTGGGGCTGCAGAAAGAGACCCGCTTCTATCAGGCTTCTACATCTGAACTTTTCGGCAAGGTCCAGGAAAGCCCACAGATGGAAAGCACTCCTTTTTACCCCCGCTCTCCTTATGCAGTAGCCAAGCTTTATGCTTACTGGATTTGTGTAAACTATAGAGAGGCATACGACATGTATGCATGCAACGGAATTCTCTTTAATCACGAGTCCCCGGTCAGGGGTGAAACCTTTGTAACCCGCAAAATAACTAAAGCGTTGGCCCGAATCAAGCTGGGTATGCAAGAATGTCTTTATCTAGGTAATATGAATGCCAAACGGGACTGGGGACATGCCAAGGATTTTGTATATATGCAGTGGCTTATGCTGCAGCAGGATACACCTCAGGACTATGTTATCGCCACAGGCCATCAACATTCCGTAAGGGATTTTGTCAACGCAGTGGCAAAAGAAATGGGGATAGATCTCGAATGGCAAGGCGAGGGGGAAGAAGAACATGCTATAAACACTGTAACCGGAAAACGTGTTGTGGCGGTTGACCCACGTTATTACCGGCCCACAGAAGTGGAAACACTCCTCGGTGACCCCTCAAAGGCCAAAAGGGAATTGGGATGGGAACCCAAAATAACTTTTGAAGAACTTGTACGTGAAATGGCCAGAGAAGATTTAAAATTAGCCAGCCGGGAAGACCTTTGCATCAAGCATGGATTTTAA